In a single window of the Fusarium falciforme chromosome 3, complete sequence genome:
- a CDS encoding Carboxymethylenebutenolidase: MPTLKMNSKYAVLPFLPETRLKQFAPGLTILQPLSRKGVGPGLILLVSDTGLADSLTLAIENGVPSPLMKWAEEGYTVVEVTKTALARPDDAIRWALQELQSCKTVDIQDVVGLVAYSPELWNRVAPQLQLFPQIVGAAVYGNLHHGQSTLAPASVPQIHHLAGKASALLQRAKDLTVYDYPSAKSFLFATPFQGEFSYASESISHTRNLSFLKQLMKGPYFDLEAIWDEHTYYEFDNRSVECTMGTMVQEPYVNHIPTMTGGIGRERLTAFYRDHFIFQNPADTSNELISRSVGIDRVIDEFIFKCTHETRIDWLLPGLGPTGRKLEIPFTAVVNIRGDRLYHEHIIWDQGTVLAQLGLMPEYLPYHYPLPNATKEEPTKQPLEYRVPVAGLETAAKMRDKDAVESNQMILFKVREVSG; this comes from the exons ATGCCCACCCTGAAAATGAATAGCAAATACGCAGTTCTTCCGTTCCTACCTGAAACCCGACTGAAGCAGTTTGCACCAGGCCTCACAATCTTGCAGCCACTCTCCAGGAAGGGTGTGGGCCCTGGGCTCATCCTTCTAGTATCCGACACTGGTTTAGCCGACTCCTTGACCCTGGCCATCGAGAACGGCGTGCCATCACCTCTGATGAAGTGGGCGGAGGAAGGCTATACGGTGGTCGAGGTCACCAAGACAGCACTAGCTAGACCTGATGACGCCATCAGATGGGCTCTGCAGGAGCTACAATCATGCAAGACGGTCGATATACAAGATGTGGTCGGCCTGGTTG CCTACAGCCCGGAACTTTGGAACCGAGTTGCACCCCAGCTTCAGCTATTCCCACAGATCGTTGGTGCCGCAGTCTACGGCAATCTGCACCATGGCCAGTCGACGTTGGCGCCAGCTTCGGTCCCTCAAATCCATCATCTTGCTGGCAAAGCCTCGGCGCTTTTGCAACGTGCCAAGGACTTGACCGTGTACGACTACCCCAGCGCCAAGTCCTTCCTATTCGCAACCCCGTTCCAGGGAGAGTTCAGCTACGCGTCCGAGTCTATTTCCCATACCAGGAATCTTTCCTTCTTGAAACAACTCATGAAGGGACCCTATTTCGATCTTGAGGCCATCTGGGATGAGCATACATATTACGAATTTGACAACCGGTCTGTAGAGTGCACCATGGGGACAATGGTCCAGGAGCCCTACGTAAATCACATACCAACG ATGACGGGTGGAATTGGCAGAGAGCGATTAACGGCCTTCTACCGTGACCATTTTATTTTTCAAAATCCAGCAGACACATCCAACGAGTTGATCAGTCGCTCAGTGGGCATTGATAGGGTTATTGATGAGTTTATCTTTAAATGCACCCATGAGACCCGTATAGACTGGCT CCTTCCCGGCCTTGGCCCTACCGGACGCAAGCTCGAGATCCCATTCACCGCGGTTGTCAATATTCGCGGAGACCGGCTCTATCACGAGCACATCATATGGGACCAAGGTACTGTACTGGCTCAGCTGGGGCTGATGCCCGAATATTTGCCTTATCACTACCCGCTCCCTAATgcgaccaaggaggagccaACTAAACAGCCGCTTGAGTACCGTGTCCCTGTGGCAGGACTAGAGACCGCTGCTAAAATGCGAGACAAGGACGCTGTGGAATCAAATCAAATGATTTTGTTCAAGGTTCGCGAGGTATCGGGATGA
- a CDS encoding Aldedh domain-containing protein, whose product MPTITVSGVGGCQIRVPTGLFIDNVFVSAHENAVVDIENPFNGQKLGSVSAAQAIDVDRAVSSASKAFNETWRSSTPQQRRNLLNRLAELIERDVDVLASLEAVDAGILYRDSSNMFIPQAAETCRYYAGWADKMDGQSLDIANGMAYTRREPYGVCAAIVPWNSPLMITLWKLAPAIATGNVLIIKTPENSPLYGQRLAELVVEAGFPPGVINIICGIGSVAGQALAEHREVRKISFTGSAAVGRQLLATSSKTNLKKVSLELGGKGPSIVFADADWENALSWTTAGITVNNGQICAAGSRIYVQDTIYDRFVREFSQRSKDAIAGDPLLADITKGPLISKLQKERVMDYIRKGRGEKAKLIHGGDDSELPSNGHFVPNTAFSDVDPTASIIQEEIFGPVACIARFSTEEEAIELANGTSYGLASAVFTENVNRAIRVGESLESGQVTVNMWGTVNVNTPFGGVKESGFGRDLGRDALDEWTHVKCIKFQVSKL is encoded by the exons ATGCCGACCATCACCGTTTCGGGCGTTGGTGGTTGTCAAATCAGAG TGCCAACGGGCCTCTTTATCGACAATGTCTTCGTTTCAGCCCACGAGAACGCCGTCGTGGACATCGAAAACCCGTTCAACGGCCAAAAGCTGGGATCCGTCTCCGCCGCTCAAGCTATTGACGTCGATAGGGCCGTCTCGTCAGCCAGCAAGGCATTCAACGAGACATGGCGCTCATCGACACCTCAGCAGCGCCGAAATTTGTTGAACCGACTTGCGGAGCTTATCGAACGTGACGTCGATGTTCTCGCTTCCCTTGAGGCGGTCGACGCAGGAATCCTCTATCGAGACTCTAGTAATATGTTTATTCCACAGGCTGCCGAGACATGTCGCTATTATGCGGGCTGGGCGGATAAGATGGATGGTCAATCTTTAGATATTGCCAATGGTATGGCTTACACTCGGCGCGAGCCTTATGGTGTCTGTGCTGCTATCGTGCCTTGGAACTCGCCTTT GATGATCACACTCTGGAAACTCGCACCAGCCATCGCCACCGGCAACGTCCTCATTATAAAGACGCCTGAGAACTCACCATTATACGGACAGCGACTTGCAGAGCTCGTTGTGGAGGCAGGCTTTCCTCCTGgtgtcatcaacatcatctgTGGCATAGGTTCCGTGGCAGGCCAGGCTCTGGCTGAACATCGAGAGGTTCGGAAGATCTCCTTCACCGGAAGCGCGGCGGTCGGCCGCCAGCTCTTGGCCACCTCGTCAAAGACAAACCTCAAGAAAGTAAGCCTTGAGTTGGGCGGGAAGGGACCAAGCATTGTATTTGCTGATGCAGACTGGGAAAATGCGTTGTCTTGGACTACAGCTGGCATTACGGTGAACAACGGTCAGATATGTGCGGCTGGAAGCCGTATCTACGTGCAGGACACGATCTATGATCGCTTCGTACGCGAATTCTCGCAACGCTCCAAGGATGCCATCGCAGGCGACCCATTGCTGGCTGATATTACCAAGGGTCCTCTCATCAGCAAGCTACAAAAGGAGCGGGTTATGGACTATATCCGAAAGGGGCGCGGAGAGAAGGCCAAGTTGATTCATGGGGGAGATGACTCCGAACTACCAAGCAACGGACACTTCGTTCCTAACACTGCCTTCTCCGATGTTGATCCTACCGCCTCCATCATACAGGAGGAGATCTTCGGCCCAGTAGCTTGCATCGCTCGCTTCAGCacggaggaagaggctaTCGAGCTAGCCAATGGAACATCGTACGGTCTCGCGTCAGCCGTCTTCACAGAGAATGTCAACAGGGCCATACGAGTCGGTGAGTCTCTTGAGAGTGGACAGGTGACGGTCAACATGTGGGGTACTGTCAATGTGAACACGCCCTTTGGCGGCGTCAAGGAAAGCGGGTTTGGTCGGGACCTAGGCCGGGATGCTCTGGATGAGTGGACTCATGTCAAATGTATCAAGTTTCAAGTTTCCAAACTGTAG
- a CDS encoding Zn(2)-C6 fungal-type domain-containing protein, with translation MNPQGEESPYVIKDTPSCNPEPPTVASPEGTDVPLPEIISLHNDLGCLMADAQGNYRYMGAESGVGFNTAVRSWVFNAVHDKSKDRIPSMIKVVMPKATFQLQPGHQTRYFEEVHSMYWLFSSEDFYLRLENTYSDPESLCSNSWLCSLHSLVALCASGMPASEELFHLQLAYTSLESAKLYASRVTDEADLDSIRALVLLALALQSNGYLNSAYLQSGTAARIAFSLGLHLDKYSPSDSLISKAYARRLWWTLFLFDHDISLQMGKPCMSGSSEVCHWRPPLPSEQIVSPGSFTPQDYLGCCVSLAQLTTEIRHKLYNGPIQQGHGLSRCHVDDCLKSLNKWLQDLPPHLDRALPGSPRYRRCVALLHLRYWSTVMLVTRPFLLCRLLRGSELVDIDKREYFDDLSKTCVSAATTSIHILDEMVNQASISSLVLFDFFLALAVLQVILVASTLFPAEDHQHHVRRCISILKALGAHGCPKHLLPETLFELERLGLYSDNDGQSHDSCTEPLQNLNDLREPTSDDFRISVQQHVTEDWNLLTNFDFFDVTTDKDFMDQLMEISGSFSHEV, from the exons ATGAACCCTCAGGGCGAAGAGTCACCCTATGTCATCAAGGATACGCCATCCTGCAATCCCGAACCCCCCACGGTGGCCTCGCCTGAAGGAACAGACGTCCCACTGCCTGAAATCATTAGCCTTCATAATGATCTCGGCTGCTTGATGGCTGACGCACAGGGCAATTACC GCTATATGGGCGCAGAGTCTGGCGTGGGCTTCAACACGGCGGTGAGGTCTTGGGTTTTCAATGCCGTCCACGACAAGAGCAAAGACAGGATACCGTCTATGATCAAAGTGGTCATGCCCAAGGCAACTTTCCAACTTCAGCCTGGCCACCAGAC CCGGTATTTTGAGGAGGTGCACTCCATGTACTGGCTTTTCTCCTCAGAGGACTTTTACCTGCGTCTCGAGAACACGTACTCAGACCCCGAAAGTCTATGTTCTAACTCTTGGCTTTGCTCACTTCACAGCCTGGTGGCACTTTGCGCATCAGGGATGCCGGCATCCGAAGAGTTATTCCATTTGCAGTTGGCGTACACCTCATTAGAGTCGGCGAAGCTTTACGCGTCTAGAGTTACTGACGAAGCGGATCTTGATAGTATCAGGGCGCTCGTCCTGCTG GCATTGGCTCTGCAATCCAATGGATACCTCAATTCGGCATACTTGCAGAGTGGAACTGCGGCTCGCATCGCCTTCTCGCTTGGCCTGCACCTAGACAAGTACTCACCTTCAGACAGTCTTATATCTAAAGCATATGCGAGGCGTCTATGGTGGACCTTGTTTCTTTTTGACCATGATATTTCTCTCCAGATGGGAAAACCATGCATGTCGGGATCATCGGAAGTCTGCCATTGGCGGCCCCCTCTACCTTCTGAACAA ATTGTTAGTCCCGGGTCCTTTACTCCCCAAGATTATCTTGGATGTTGCGTCAGCCTTGCCCAACTCACAACAGAGATCCGACACAAACTGTATAATGGACCCATACAGCAAGGCCACGGCTTGAGCCGATGCCACGTCGACGACTGTTTGAAGTCCCTTAATAAATGGCTCCAAGATCTACCGCCGCATCTTGACCGGGCACTGCCAGGGTCACCTCGGTATCGACGATGCGTCGCGCTGCTGCATCTCCGATACTGGAGCACAGTGATGCTTGTCACGAGACCATTTTTACTATGTCGCCTTTTGCGAGGCAGTGAGTTGGTTGACATCGACAAGCGGGAGTATTTTGACGACCTGTCGAAAACTTGCGTGTCTGCTGCCACAACTTCCATTCACATCCTGGACGAAATGGTGAACCAGGCATCCATTTCTAGTTTGGTACTATTCGACTTCTTCCTTGCCTTGGCCGTGCTTCAAGTCATCCTTGTTGCGTCAACTCTGTTCCCTGCTGAAGATCACCAGCATCATGTAAGACGATGCATTTCTATTCTGAAAGCTCTCGGCGCCCATGGCTGCCCAAAGCATCTGCTTCCGGAGACCCTTTTTGAGCTTGAAAGGCTAGGACTTTATAGCGACAACGATGGCCAAAGCCATGATTCTTGCACCGAGCCACTACAGAACCTCAACGACCTTCGCGAGCCGACCAGCGACGACTTTAG gATATCGGTGCAGCAACATGTCACCGAAGATTGGAATCTGCTTACCAACTTTGACTTTTTCGACGTCACGACGGACAAAGATTTCATGGATCAACTCATGGAAATCTCAGGCTCGTTCTCCCACGAAGTATGA